TCCCCGCCTGTGAAGTCTTGATCATGACGGGCTTCAGTACGATTAAATCGGCTGTGACAGCGATGCAATGGGGTGCTCGCGATTACTTGGAAAAGCCTTTCGACGATCTGGACAGTCTGGAGCAGGTCATCGATGCGGTGCTCTCCCCTTCCAGCAAACACAGCGATCACCTATCCCAAGAAGCCGCCCAATATGGTATCGTGTATTCATCTGACAGTCCGATGGCTAATGTGACCGCAATTGCCAAAAAATTAGCAAAAAAGGCGATCCACGTCCTTATTGAGGGCGAAACGGGTACCGGCAAGGAGCTGATGGCCCGTTTTCTCCACGGAGCAAGCAATCGCGCCCAGCAGCCTTTTGTCGCTTTTAACTGCGGGGCCGTCCCGGAATCCTTGCTGGAAAGTGAGCTGTTCGGCTATGAAAAGGGCGCTTTTACCGGAGCGCTCAAATCACGCAAAGGCTTGTTCGAGCTGGCACATAACGGAACGCTGTTTCTCGATGAGATCGGGGAGGCTCCCCCTTCTATCCAAGTGAAGCTCTTGCGTACGCTGGAGACGGGAGAATTCATGAGGGTCGGTGGTGAGCAGATCGGTCAGAGCAATATTCGCTTTATTTCTGCTACGAACCGTGATTTGGAGCATGAAGTCGAAATGAATCGTTTCCGCAGTGATCTGTTGTATCGTCTGGAAGGGATCAAGCTGTCGATTCCACCTCTTCGCGAACGGATTCAGGATATCCCCACAATCGCGCGCTACTACTTGCAAAAGCGCAGTGGAGAGCCATGTGAAATCGAGCAGGATGCCATTGAGGTCTTGCAGCGCTACGATTGGCCAGGCAATATCCGCCAACTGATCAACGTACTCAATCAAACCATCGCGTTGCACGAATGCGAACGACTGCGTGCCGAGCATTTGCCAGCAAGTTTGCGAAGCCGCACGGTACAGGTGCAGCCTCCCACTGTCCCCAAACGGATCGAGCAGATCATCGATCACGAATGCGAGCGCTTTGTCGATACGATCAGTCGCCTTGTCACCTCTGTAGACGGGATCGACTTCGATTATTTGATCAAGCGGATTAAACAGCTCGAAGGCGAGATCGGGCGAACGATTATCGAAAAGGGCTTGACCGAAACGAATGGAAACAGACAGCTTTTAAGCAAAAAATTAAACATCACCAAACGGACGATTCGCTACATTTTGAACGAAAAAGCATAACGTCTGCATTGGCGCATCTAGGAGGCATTCACGTCGTGGTTCCCGAAAAACCTTTCTCGACCCTAAAAAAAATCCCTGCTGACTTCTCTCTATCTGCCGTTATTGTAGGACTCATCGCCACGATGGTCTCCTATGCAGGACCATTGCTGATCGTCTTTCAAGCTGCCAAGGGTGCAGGACTCAGCGATGCTGTCCTCGCCTCTTGGATTTGGGCCATCTCGATTGGGAGCGGCTTGACGTGTATTGTACTCAGCATCTGGTTTCGTACCCCGGTCATTACGGCTTGGTCGACTCCGGGGGCCGTTCTGTTAGTCACCAGCTTGACGGTATACTCCTTTCCCGACGCGATTGGCGCGTATATTTTTTCGGCCGTGGTCATTACGCTCGTCGGTGTTTCCGGTTTATTTTCCGTCTTGATGAAATACGTCCCGCAGTCGATTACGACCGCCATGCTCGCGGGGATTCTCCTGTCTTTTGGCGTAGAAGTCTTTGTTTCCATGCAGCACCTGCCTGCCTTGGCTCTGCCGATGATCTTTTGCTATTTGTTCGCCAAACGCTGGTCGCCACGGTATGCGGTCGTGCTTACGCTTTTCGTCGGCTTGGGTGTCGCTTTTCTTTTGGGGCGTTTGCAAATGGACAATGTCCAGATGTCCCTCGTCCAGCCCGTCTTTACGATGCCGACGTTTTCTCTCGATGCGATCATCGGCTTGGGGATTCCATTGTGCATCGTCGCGCTTGCCTCGCAGAACGCTCCAGGAATTAGCGTTTTAAAAGCAGACGGGTACGATACACCTGCTGGACCGCTCGTAACGACAACTGGCATCGCGTCACTCTTGCTCGCTCCTTTTGGTTCACCAGGAATTAATCTCGCAGCAATTACAGCGGCTATTTGCACGGGAAAAGAAGCTCATCCGGATCATACCAAGCGCTACATTGCCGGAATTGCCTGCGGGGGCTTTTACTTACTCTTCGGGATGTTTGGCGCTACGATGGCTTCGGTGTTCGCTGCTTTGCCCAAAGAATTGATTGCTGTTATTGCTGGCTTGGCTCTGTTTGCCTCGCTCAGTTCCAGCCTCGCACAGGCGATGAGCGAAGCGAAGGAACGGGAATGCGCCTTGGTTACGTTTCTCGTCACGATTTCCGGCATCTCCATTGGCGGAATCGGCGCTGCTTTCTGGGGCTTGATTGCGGGGGTGATCACTCATCTGATTTTGAATGGTAATGTGAAAAGTTGGTTTGGGAAAAAGAAGAATACGCAGCCGTTGGCATAGCTGCCTGAACGTGAGGAGAGAGCCCCGTGAAAAAATGGTTTGGTGTCATTACTCTTTCAGCTTTCCTTCTAGCGATCAGCTCTGCTTGCACGACGAAGGAGCCCACACACTCCTCAAGTGGTTTTGCGCTATCGAAAACTTTTTCATCCACAGAAGAAATCACCCAATGGGTATGAAGTAGCCGTGGACAACGTGTTTCAAAACCTCACCGATCACCAGATTAAGGCACCGAGTATAAGAATGTGTTTGTATCAGACGAGATTCCCTATATTACGGAAGAGGATGTACTGGATGCAATCTAAGAAACGGCTCCTCGAATGCATCTGAGGAGCCGTCTTATATGTTCCCTGAAAACTAGCGGTAAAACCCTTGTTCCTCTGCGTAATTTCCCCAATGCGGGCGGCTACCATCTCGATCCGTAAAAGAATACTCGTCCGACAAGCCCCATGTACTGAGCGTTTTCCCTGTTTTTTCTGCGACTGCCGGGTCCGAAGCCAGCGCAACCACCGCTCGACCGATGTACGTAGGTGTTTCCGACATGAGGAAGTGCTTGTCTTGCTTCGATGCCTCTCTCCATGTCTCTTCTGTAACGCCAAATTGATCGAGCATCGCTTCTGAGCGCAGGAAGCCCGGTGTTAAAGCCAACGCGGTAACCCCGTGCGGGCGCAGGTCCTCTGCCATCGACACCGCTAGATGAATCGTCGAGATTTTTGCCAAGCTGTAGTACAGATTGCCGCGGTACCGATAGTCGATTCCGTCCGTGATCTCGATAATCAGCCCTTTTTTCTGTGCGACCATGAGTGGAACCGCATAGTGACTGGTAATCATATGCGTACGAATGGCGCGTTCTTGCATCAATAGCCCGTCTGCCAATGGCTGCTCCCAGAACGGTGTCCCCCAGTGAGTCAACGGATCTCCACCCCAGATGTCATTGACCAAAAGATCGAGTTGTCCATTTTGCTCCACCTTTACTCGCTCAAAGAATGCTTTTACCTCTTGTTCCTGCGTATGATCGACTCGCACAGCGATCCCGTTTCCGCCGCTTGCCGTCACGAGCTCTGCTGTCTCTTCAATTGTCTCCTGTCGTGCCATATCAGAGTGCTGACCACGCACCGTGCGTCCCGTCACATATACCGTCGCCCCTGCCTCTCCCAGACTGACCGCAATCCCCCGTCCTGCTCCTCTTGTGCCGCCTGCTACCACCGCTACTTTCCCCTGTAATGGTTTCATTCGTCATGCCTCCTTATCGATTCATACATGAAACATAACGAAGTAAATATGACAACTGCTGTCATATTCGTTACGATACAATCAAAGTAATGTTGTTCTTACTTCTAGGAGGGCTTTTTATGCGGGCAGATCGACTCCTTGCGATTTTGTTACTCTTGCAAAACCACGGTCGTATGACTTCCAAGCAATTAGCTGAAAGGCTGGAGGTGTCCGAGCGAACCGTTCATCGTGATATGGAGGCTTTGAGCTCGTCAGGCGTTCCCGTCTATGCGCTGCGCGGTGCAGATGGGGGCTGGGCTTTGGCTGAAGGGTATCGCAGTAATTTGACCGGAATGAAAATAAATGAGCTGCAATCACTGCTCGTAGCGTCCCCTGCCGCCTTGTTAAATGATCTCGGGCTGCATGAAAACTATGAAGCTGCTTTTCTCAAGCTGCTATCCGCGCTGCCAAAGACTGTTCAGCAGGATGCTATCCACGTACGTCATCTCCTTCATATCGACGGGGCTGGCTGGCATGAATCGACGGAGACATTTCCGTTCTTGTCTACCGTTCAAGATGCCGTATGGCTCTCTCGCAAGCTGTTCATTCGTTACATGCGCGAAGATGTGGCCGTAGAGCGCATTGTCTGCCCGCTCGGACTCGTCGCCAAGCGAAGCATTTGGTATTTGGTTGCAAAAGTGGACGAGGACATGCGGACGTACCGGATTTCACGACTGTTGGATGCACATCTTTTAGATGATGGCTTCGTCCGCCCAAGCGAGTTCGACCTCGCTTCTTATTGGGAACAATCCACAATGGACTTCAAATCCAGCCTCCCACGTTATCCTGCGCGGTTACTCGTTAAAAAAGGAACGTTACCTGCTGTAAAACAGGAGCGTTATATAAAAATAGCTTCCACCCAAGCCGCAACAGACGACTGGATGGAAGCAGAGGTTGAATTTCATACACTTGCATCAGCATGCTCGCTAGTGCTCAGCTTCGGCCCGCACATTCAAGTGCTGGAGCCACAAGAACTGAAACGTGAGGTCCTAGAGCAGGTGCGTGCTACACTTGGCCTGTACGAGGTCCCGAATTAGCAAGGACTTTTGTTTCTCGTCCGTACATGAGCAGGACGATTGCTCCCACGATCAGCACCGCGGTAAACATACTAAAAATGAACGTGTAGCTGTAATGATGCGACGAGTAGTAACCGACGAGATACGGCGCGATAATACTGCCGATTCTTCCGACACCTGATGCCATACCGGAACCGGTAGCGCGCAGCGGTGTCGGATAATTTTCCGGCGTGTACGCGTACAAAGCACCCCAAGCACCCAGATTGAAGAAAGACAAGAAGGCTCCCGTCACCAACAGTTCCATGGTGCCACTGCTTTGTCCAAAAGCGAACGCCATCACACCAGTCATGAACAAGAAGGTCGCCAGCGTCCATTTCCGTCCCCATTTTTCCACGAGATAGGCTGCCGCGAAATAACCTGGCAGTTGGGCCAACGTCATGATCAGTACGTACTGGAAGCTTTTGATCATTGTAAAGCCTTTGTCGACCAATACAGATGGCATCCATAGAAACATGCCGTAGTACGAGAACGCAATCG
The window above is part of the Brevibacillus brevis NBRC 100599 genome. Proteins encoded here:
- a CDS encoding helix-turn-helix transcriptional regulator — its product is MRADRLLAILLLLQNHGRMTSKQLAERLEVSERTVHRDMEALSSSGVPVYALRGADGGWALAEGYRSNLTGMKINELQSLLVASPAALLNDLGLHENYEAAFLKLLSALPKTVQQDAIHVRHLLHIDGAGWHESTETFPFLSTVQDAVWLSRKLFIRYMREDVAVERIVCPLGLVAKRSIWYLVAKVDEDMRTYRISRLLDAHLLDDGFVRPSEFDLASYWEQSTMDFKSSLPRYPARLLVKKGTLPAVKQERYIKIASTQAATDDWMEAEVEFHTLASACSLVLSFGPHIQVLEPQELKREVLEQVRATLGLYEVPN
- a CDS encoding benzoate/H(+) symporter BenE family transporter, which gives rise to MVPEKPFSTLKKIPADFSLSAVIVGLIATMVSYAGPLLIVFQAAKGAGLSDAVLASWIWAISIGSGLTCIVLSIWFRTPVITAWSTPGAVLLVTSLTVYSFPDAIGAYIFSAVVITLVGVSGLFSVLMKYVPQSITTAMLAGILLSFGVEVFVSMQHLPALALPMIFCYLFAKRWSPRYAVVLTLFVGLGVAFLLGRLQMDNVQMSLVQPVFTMPTFSLDAIIGLGIPLCIVALASQNAPGISVLKADGYDTPAGPLVTTTGIASLLLAPFGSPGINLAAITAAICTGKEAHPDHTKRYIAGIACGGFYLLFGMFGATMASVFAALPKELIAVIAGLALFASLSSSLAQAMSEAKERECALVTFLVTISGISIGGIGAAFWGLIAGVITHLILNGNVKSWFGKKKNTQPLA
- a CDS encoding sigma-54-dependent transcriptional regulator, which translates into the protein MEKKRILIVDDETEVTTFFTYFLKKKDCDIVVANSGKDVERLLHSDSTGFHAALVDLKLPDADGLTLLKQIKAVFPACEVLIMTGFSTIKSAVTAMQWGARDYLEKPFDDLDSLEQVIDAVLSPSSKHSDHLSQEAAQYGIVYSSDSPMANVTAIAKKLAKKAIHVLIEGETGTGKELMARFLHGASNRAQQPFVAFNCGAVPESLLESELFGYEKGAFTGALKSRKGLFELAHNGTLFLDEIGEAPPSIQVKLLRTLETGEFMRVGGEQIGQSNIRFISATNRDLEHEVEMNRFRSDLLYRLEGIKLSIPPLRERIQDIPTIARYYLQKRSGEPCEIEQDAIEVLQRYDWPGNIRQLINVLNQTIALHECERLRAEHLPASLRSRTVQVQPPTVPKRIEQIIDHECERFVDTISRLVTSVDGIDFDYLIKRIKQLEGEIGRTIIEKGLTETNGNRQLLSKKLNITKRTIRYILNEKA
- a CDS encoding SDR family oxidoreductase, which translates into the protein MKPLQGKVAVVAGGTRGAGRGIAVSLGEAGATVYVTGRTVRGQHSDMARQETIEETAELVTASGGNGIAVRVDHTQEQEVKAFFERVKVEQNGQLDLLVNDIWGGDPLTHWGTPFWEQPLADGLLMQERAIRTHMITSHYAVPLMVAQKKGLIIEITDGIDYRYRGNLYYSLAKISTIHLAVSMAEDLRPHGVTALALTPGFLRSEAMLDQFGVTEETWREASKQDKHFLMSETPTYIGRAVVALASDPAVAEKTGKTLSTWGLSDEYSFTDRDGSRPHWGNYAEEQGFYR